One genomic window of Arthrobacter sp. KBS0703 includes the following:
- a CDS encoding VWA-like domain-containing protein — MGIARKLNIRGDDLVVADVDTIVHQSVKFNGKDSVTEIAGRGGTDMCEAIEHALSLPKKPSAIVIATDGETGWPAERPSVPVIVLLVNVRSQHWIDNVPEWAKLVEVKDND, encoded by the coding sequence ATCGGCATTGCCCGGAAGCTGAACATCAGGGGCGACGACCTGGTCGTTGCGGATGTCGACACGATCGTCCACCAGTCCGTGAAGTTCAACGGCAAGGACTCGGTCACGGAAATCGCCGGACGAGGCGGCACCGACATGTGCGAAGCCATCGAGCACGCCCTGTCCCTGCCCAAGAAGCCTTCGGCCATCGTGATTGCCACCGACGGTGAAACCGGCTGGCCCGCTGAGCGCCCGTCCGTTCCGGTGATCGTCCTGCTGGTCAACGTCCGGTCCCAGCACTGGATCGACAACGTGCCCGAGTGGGCCAAGCTGGTGGAGGTCAAGGACAATGACTGA
- a CDS encoding AAA family ATPase has protein sequence MTSLGIDLSDLGITPIVDAPEQAPAEPADDGRTLIVGSTLAKALYSVWSGAPITIVDSPPGAGKTTLVAQAVAYFRERSNLKIIVACATRRAAYDIAERIAAELGPDREGNPQVAHRGRHVRGRTVPH, from the coding sequence ATGACATCCCTCGGAATTGATCTCTCAGACCTCGGCATCACGCCAATTGTTGACGCGCCGGAGCAGGCGCCGGCCGAACCCGCCGACGACGGACGAACCCTTATCGTTGGTTCCACCCTGGCCAAGGCCCTCTACAGCGTGTGGTCCGGCGCTCCGATCACAATCGTGGATTCCCCTCCCGGTGCCGGTAAGACCACCTTGGTAGCCCAGGCTGTGGCCTACTTCCGCGAACGTTCCAACCTGAAGATCATCGTCGCGTGCGCCACTCGCCGCGCGGCTTACGACATTGCCGAGCGGATCGCTGCCGAGCTGGGCCCGGACCGAGAGGGCAACCCGCAGGTCGCCCACCGCGGGCGCCACGTACGCGGTCGGACAGTTCCTCACTGA
- a CDS encoding DUF805 domain-containing protein: MTLQEAVSTCLSKYATFSGRARRSEFWMANLAFCLALFAWGILAMLTQWEILRFLGTLFFLACLLPLLTVSVRRLHDVGRSGLWLLIGFVPFGSIVTFVFSCMDSVPYTNRYGPPPKPVPYYYLPTAGPLPPVPPPADESELPFYRARRKAALEESGKQRYESVEPGLDSQKVEDYFARAKEQKTAPNREPKPAFSFSTMSRRTLGIAASGFVFVVLLVGIFLGQNSWRPTGQDPVQAGATVPQPAPAPYTPPAQATPSPPETTQAAGAAAVPPAIPTTTSQAEPQPVLPPTQATALQPGDLGLTSPLRPVGCTGQYIVVYHSSTDPTVYAQDIQTNLQSHPGSKYLLTLGSCSSLNQISNAGTMIYAVYGGPFVTLTQACVAASRFPGDSYVKILDAATAPDQAIRSCQ, translated from the coding sequence ATGACGCTTCAAGAGGCCGTTTCGACTTGCCTGTCCAAATATGCAACTTTTTCGGGCCGTGCCCGCCGTTCGGAGTTCTGGATGGCCAACCTCGCCTTTTGCCTGGCGTTATTTGCGTGGGGCATCTTGGCTATGCTCACGCAATGGGAGATCCTCAGATTCCTTGGGACACTTTTCTTCCTGGCGTGTTTGCTGCCCCTTTTGACGGTGTCGGTCCGTCGGCTTCATGACGTGGGGCGATCAGGGCTGTGGCTATTGATCGGATTTGTCCCCTTCGGGAGCATCGTTACTTTCGTCTTTTCCTGCATGGACAGTGTGCCCTATACCAATCGATACGGCCCGCCTCCCAAGCCAGTTCCTTACTACTACCTACCGACAGCAGGCCCGCTGCCGCCGGTCCCACCACCAGCTGATGAGTCGGAGCTTCCCTTCTATCGGGCGCGCCGAAAGGCGGCCCTTGAGGAGTCGGGCAAGCAGCGCTACGAATCCGTTGAGCCAGGCCTGGACTCCCAAAAAGTCGAGGACTACTTCGCCAGGGCAAAGGAGCAGAAAACGGCCCCAAACAGGGAGCCGAAGCCTGCCTTTAGCTTCTCGACGATGAGTCGAAGGACGCTTGGCATCGCTGCCTCCGGCTTCGTCTTCGTGGTCCTCTTGGTCGGCATCTTCCTGGGCCAGAACTCGTGGCGGCCCACAGGCCAGGATCCAGTCCAGGCCGGAGCCACCGTTCCCCAGCCGGCCCCGGCGCCATACACGCCTCCCGCGCAAGCCACTCCCAGCCCACCCGAGACGACCCAGGCTGCTGGGGCCGCGGCAGTGCCGCCCGCAATTCCAACCACGACATCCCAGGCCGAGCCACAGCCCGTCCTGCCGCCAACACAGGCCACCGCTCTTCAGCCCGGCGACCTGGGGCTCACATCGCCACTGCGCCCCGTGGGCTGCACGGGCCAGTACATCGTCGTCTACCACTCGTCGACAGACCCGACGGTCTACGCCCAGGACATCCAAACGAACCTGCAGAGCCATCCGGGATCCAAGTACCTGCTGACCCTTGGGAGCTGCTCGTCACTGAATCAGATCTCAAATGCAGGGACCATGATTTACGCGGTTTACGGCGGCCCTTTCGTCACGTTGACCCAAGCGTGCGTGGCGGCTTCCCGGTTCCCTGGTGATTCGTATGTGAAGATCTTGGACGCCGCCACCGCACCTGATCAGGCCATACGTTCCTGCCAATGA